Within Staphylococcus sp. NRL 16/872, the genomic segment GTAGATGCTAAATTATTTTTAGAATATAAAACGCAAAGTGTACATGTAGCCAATTTCTATTTTACTATTCAAGATAGTGGTATTGACGGTCCAATTGGTAAAGAGGTCAATGTATCATCTTTGCAAAGATTGGTTAGAAACGTCATGTCCGAAAACGCTATGGGGTTACTTACTGATGAATATACTCAAGAATTGAAAGATGATATTCATATGTATTTAGTAGAGAACCCAGATGAATTTAAAGGTGAAAAAGGCGACGTTGGTCCACAAGGGCCACAAGGACCAATCGGTAATAGTGGTTCGTCTTTAATTTTCGAAAACGCACCAGCAAAAGACGGTACTTTATTACGTGTTTATGATAGTTTAGATGATAAAAAAGGCGAGTTGAAATATGAAACACTTATAAAAAGTGACATAAACAATAACAAAACAACAGTAGATATTACTACTTTAGGTGTTGTAGGAGATGGCAAAACAGACGATACAGATGCGTTACAAAAAGCATTAGATTATTGTGCTAATAATAACATTGCAGCTCAATTTAACGGTACAGCGTTAGTTACAGATACAATTAATATTAATTGCGTGGTTGATATGCCATTAGGTTCAATTTTATCTGATGTAGGTAGTAAACCAACGATAGTATACGGTAATGAAGATACTTATATAAGAGGACATATTTCCACATTACCTAGTGTTATTGCAAAAGATAGAGCGTGGGATATTACAGGCTCAACAGGCATTAAAGTATTAAACGTGATTGAAAGTCGTTTGACATTCGGTCGTATCGAAAACTTTAGCATTGGGTTGCGTATATCAGCAACAAAAAGCACAGTTTACAATACATTTAACATCGGTACATTAGCCAACAACAAAGTTAATTTAGTTGTTAGACAAGAAAACGATATCAGTTGGATCAACGAGAATGTATTTGACGGTGGGCGTTATTATCACTTTTCTAGTGAAGGTACCAATGTAGAAAGTGTATATCAAATTGTTGTATCTAAACCAGATACTAACCCTTATTTAATCAATAATAACTTGTGGGTTAAACCCAGTGTTGAAGGAGAAGTTGCTAAAATTGGCATTCGATTGCAAGGTGTATATAATACATTTTTCAATGCTCGATTTGAGAAGAATAAATCACCTAAATACACAATATCATTCTTTTCAAATTCTAAAGATAAACCTACACAATTTAACACAGTGTTATTAGGTTACCAATCAGCCAATGTTGTTTTTAACGAAGATGAATTTTCATCTAAAAACATCTTGCAGGGGCAAGGTTTTACTCGAGTTGCCACTTCATCTTCTAACGGTGCATTCAGATATCAGAACACTTATAGTGATGCAGCGCCGTTGTTCAAGTTGATTAGTGCATCTCAAAAAATTGATGATACATCAGAAAGTAACTACAACGTATCTTTGTCGCCAAATTCTATGAATATGAAACGGCCAACTGATTTATTCCCACGATTAAAATTTGATTTTGTGACAGGTGCTTTAAAAATGGGTGACGGTACAAAAGAACCTAACGGATTTATGCAGGGTACTTCAACGGGTATAGGCGTTGACGGTGATTTTTCAATCAAAAACCATGCATGGAATAACAATATTATTCAATTAGGTAATAAGTGTATTTGGGTCGATAGCAACAACGATATACGAGTTAAAACAGGTAAGCCTACATCAGAGTTTGACGGAAAAATAACAGGAAGATAAACAAAGGTTAGCTACGGCTAGCCTTTTTATATTGGAGTGATTAAATGTTAACGAATGTATTAAATGTGCTTGAAAGTACTGACGGTAACCGTATTAAACAGGGTGATAAATCAATCATGCGTTATGTGTTACAAGATGCGAATAACGATAACTTAGATTTAAACGAACTAAGTGCTAAAGCGTTTTTCAGTTTAAACGACAAAGTTGAGTATACGTATGCAACGGTAGTTAAAGATAACGCAGTTGAGATTGTAATCGACGATGTCATACCAGCTGGTCTTTATACACTTGAAATTTGGGTTGATAACAAATATTCGTTTCCTAGCGATAACAAAGCAAAAATCGAAGTGGTACCTAGCATTATTGGTAAAGGCATTGAAGATATTAAGAGTAAGAATATTTGGGACGAAGTGCTTAAATATGGTATCGACAAAGGCCTTATCAAACAAGACGGTGGCAGTGATTTTGTCGTAAGTGCAGAACCGCCTAAAGATACAAATAAAATCTGGATAGATACAAACGGAGGTCAAAAATAATGGCAAACGCAATTCCTAAAATATATAATGAGCAAACTAATGAATGGATTGAATTAATGGCAAAACCTATTGCTGAAGAAGTAGTGCGAATAATGAAAGAAGATTTTATGCGTAATAAAGAAGATATTAAATTATCAGAACTTAGTTATGGTAACGAGAACGAGTTTAGATATTATATTGCTTATCAAGCTGATGTAAATCAATCAGCGATTTTCAATTTAGAAGGTTCACTACCCTTTTTTTTGAATGAGATTCTTAATAAAAAAGATAATTACTCTGCATTATCAAATAAAGATGTATTAAACGACGCTGATGCACTATCTTTTATCGAGCCGTTAAATGTTTTTGATGTAGTATACAAAGACACATTCGGCAATGAAGTTACAACGAGAAGTAACGAACTTCCACAAGATTTAATGATGGCAACTTCACGTGTCATAAAAAACAATAAGTCAGGTAATTTTACTATCTCATACACATTTAATGATAATCCTATTGAAGATAAACAATATAATTTTGAAAAGGCTAGCGAGTAATCGCTGGTCTTTTTTTGGAGGAATGAAGATGACATCAGATAAATTAAAACAATATATTGGCTTATTCGGTGGTATGTTAAGCGCTTTATACCTTGCGTTAAAAGCAAGTGGTATAGAAGTGCCATTTTTAATGCCAGATAAATTAACAGCTTGGGAAAACTTTGCAACGTCCACTGTACCGTTTTTAATCGCCATATATGGCGTGTACAAAAATTCATATGTATTACATCAAAAATCTAAAGCACAAGAAGAATACTTGAAAGAAAATAACTTAAAATAGGGGTGTTATAAATGGCTACTGAAAATTGGAAAGGCGTAAAAGTACGCTATGATCTATTAACTAAAGGTACACGACGATATGGCGAGAAATTAGATGGTGGTAAACCACAATTTATTGTTGCACATGATACAGGTAACCCTAATACATCAGCACAAACTAATGTTAATTATTACGAGAATACTTATAATATACCTTGGAACAGTGTAGCTAGCGCGCATATATTCGTTGATGATAAAGAATGTGTCGTATGTATACCGACAACAGAAAAAGCATGGCATGTATTATATGACGCGCCTACTGATAACCTTTGGTATAACAAAGATGCAAACGACGTAGCGATTGGTGTAGAGATTTGTTACTTTAGCGATAAAGAGCGTTCTCGTAAAGCTTTAGATAACGGCGCTCGTGTGTTAGCATATTTGGCAGAATACTGGAATA encodes:
- a CDS encoding BppU family phage baseplate upper protein, with the protein product MIGKVSDIETNINVGTAENGNINANFYTEDDGSAYIRITVTDNNVNVDFTDTNLKPRLDLFSQDGSIFTNEPLDIVSPKDGVIIYKVSDNVIKHAGRVDAKLFLEYKTQSVHVANFYFTIQDSGIDGPIGKEVNVSSLQRLVRNVMSENAMGLLTDEYTQELKDDIHMYLVENPDEFKGEKGDVGPQGPQGPIGNSGSSLIFENAPAKDGTLLRVYDSLDDKKGELKYETLIKSDINNNKTTVDITTLGVVGDGKTDDTDALQKALDYCANNNIAAQFNGTALVTDTININCVVDMPLGSILSDVGSKPTIVYGNEDTYIRGHISTLPSVIAKDRAWDITGSTGIKVLNVIESRLTFGRIENFSIGLRISATKSTVYNTFNIGTLANNKVNLVVRQENDISWINENVFDGGRYYHFSSEGTNVESVYQIVVSKPDTNPYLINNNLWVKPSVEGEVAKIGIRLQGVYNTFFNARFEKNKSPKYTISFFSNSKDKPTQFNTVLLGYQSANVVFNEDEFSSKNILQGQGFTRVATSSSNGAFRYQNTYSDAAPLFKLISASQKIDDTSESNYNVSLSPNSMNMKRPTDLFPRLKFDFVTGALKMGDGTKEPNGFMQGTSTGIGVDGDFSIKNHAWNNNIIQLGNKCIWVDSNNDIRVKTGKPTSEFDGKITGR
- a CDS encoding phage holin, which translates into the protein MTSDKLKQYIGLFGGMLSALYLALKASGIEVPFLMPDKLTAWENFATSTVPFLIAIYGVYKNSYVLHQKSKAQEEYLKENNLK